From the genome of Ignavibacteriales bacterium, one region includes:
- the hybB gene encoding Ni/Fe-hydrogenase cytochrome b subunit, with the protein MEEFKPTPMKKKYFTPIVIGLAVLVLNGVIFLLARFVFGIGAVTNLDNQHPWGIWIGLDVAAGVALAAGGFTTAALGHIMHKDQYHAIIRPALLTAALGYTFVAVSVMIDLGRPYFIWHPLIMWNGSSVLFEVGICVMIYLTVLYIEFLPIVCERFIGRVNLPGMLKRFSNPLDKLLRVLDKALDKTMFIFIIAGVVLSCLHQSSLGTLMVIAGPKMHPLWQTPILPLLFLLSAISVGLPMVIFESVITSRSFGLKPETPILSELGSMVAPLLGVYLAFKIGDMMIRGTFVYLTTITSASVMYTIELLFGVIIPLRMFMSRQVAKSPVGLMIASFLVIFGVFLNRLNNFLVAYTPPYEVHSYFPSFGEISVTVGFIAMEVLLFRIAVMIFPIVSVPGMLPKKTKYSVRGGAR; encoded by the coding sequence ATGGAAGAATTCAAACCAACACCAATGAAAAAGAAATATTTTACACCAATAGTTATTGGCTTAGCTGTACTTGTTCTTAACGGAGTAATTTTTTTACTAGCTAGATTTGTATTTGGAATAGGCGCCGTTACAAATTTGGATAATCAACATCCTTGGGGAATCTGGATTGGTCTTGACGTTGCGGCAGGAGTTGCTCTTGCAGCAGGTGGCTTTACAACCGCAGCATTAGGACATATAATGCACAAAGACCAATATCACGCAATCATTCGCCCCGCACTTTTAACGGCAGCTCTTGGATATACGTTCGTTGCCGTAAGTGTAATGATTGATCTTGGACGACCTTATTTTATATGGCACCCGTTAATAATGTGGAATGGAAGTTCTGTTCTATTTGAGGTCGGTATATGTGTAATGATTTATTTAACAGTTCTATACATTGAATTTTTACCAATAGTCTGTGAAAGATTTATTGGAAGAGTAAATCTACCTGGTATGTTAAAACGCTTCAGCAATCCTCTCGATAAATTATTGCGGGTACTAGATAAGGCATTGGATAAAACCATGTTCATATTCATCATTGCAGGCGTTGTACTTTCATGTTTGCATCAATCATCTCTGGGAACATTAATGGTAATTGCAGGACCGAAAATGCATCCATTATGGCAGACTCCAATTCTTCCGCTTCTCTTTTTACTTTCCGCAATTTCGGTAGGATTGCCAATGGTTATTTTCGAATCGGTAATAACTTCCCGTTCATTTGGATTAAAGCCGGAGACACCAATTCTATCTGAATTAGGAAGTATGGTTGCACCTTTACTTGGAGTTTACCTTGCATTTAAAATTGGGGATATGATGATTAGAGGAACGTTTGTTTACCTTACAACAATTACTTCTGCAAGTGTGATGTATACAATTGAATTATTATTTGGTGTTATCATTCCATTAAGAATGTTCATGTCGCGTCAGGTTGCAAAATCTCCAGTTGGATTAATGATAGCATCATTCCTTGTAATTTTCGGAGTATTTCTAAATCGATTAAATAATTTTTTAGTTGCGTATACTCCTCCATATGAAGTTCATTCATATTTTCCATCCTTTGGGGAAATTTCTGTAACAGTGGGTTTCATTGCAATGGAAGTTCTTCTCTTCAGAATAGCGGTAATGATTTTTCCAATTGTTAGCGTGCCTGGAATGTTACCTAAAAAAACAAAATATTCAGTTAGAGGAGGCGCGCGATGA
- a CDS encoding ATP-binding protein, which translates to MKRVKKLFSKISLKLIWVVSITAVIIIGVYSYFNVKSQSDVLISEVKRHSNQLSESVKNATRNVMLLNSRDLVQEIIDRIGKDPAINNVRILNKEGAIIYSAHKDDIGKMLDKRAESCYACHAENKALEKLSIKDRTRIFKPNPDSSRILGIINPIYNEKSCSEADCHAHSSNAKVLGVLDITISLAEVDEQIRQNEIRELLFAIIAITAIGFIIGLFVKRWVDHPVKELIKATDQVAAGNLNYIIKDLSKDELGTLSKSFNNMIKKLDETSQQLYQSTKMASLGQLAAGVAHEINNPLTGVLTYSSFLLKRTKDNPQMQEDLNVIVRETIRCREIVKGLLDFARQSTPKKSLIDVNEIINRADAVIKNQLKINRISLIKNFDSTLPKITIDANQIQQVFLNLFVNAIDSIGNNNGSITVSTSQISLSPKGITQIKNAVCTKNHNLIDSAYKIGGMSSLKIKIKSGTNEGFVHLDPIYGNHNHYFGISHDKNNAINLSCPVCDISFIDRNSKCPHCGGPVYKIQIPNQGFIEGCASFADDWQKWDLIDRAGERKFVQIEIKDTGCGIPPENISKIFEPFFTTKGQRGTGLGLSVIWGIIDNHNGSISVQSEVGKGSTFSIRLPQGEPIRNI; encoded by the coding sequence ATGAAACGTGTAAAAAAATTATTTAGCAAGATCAGCTTAAAACTGATTTGGGTTGTAAGCATCACCGCGGTAATAATCATAGGAGTTTATTCATACTTCAATGTAAAATCGCAAAGCGATGTTTTAATTTCAGAGGTTAAGCGTCATTCAAATCAGCTGAGCGAATCGGTTAAGAATGCAACCAGAAATGTGATGCTTCTTAATTCACGCGATCTTGTTCAAGAGATAATTGATAGAATTGGAAAAGATCCGGCAATCAACAATGTCCGGATCCTTAACAAAGAAGGAGCTATAATTTACTCGGCTCACAAAGATGATATTGGCAAGATGCTTGATAAACGTGCGGAAAGTTGTTACGCTTGTCACGCCGAAAACAAAGCACTTGAAAAACTTTCTATTAAAGATCGGACAAGAATTTTCAAACCGAATCCGGATTCAAGCCGCATACTTGGAATAATTAATCCGATCTATAATGAAAAATCTTGCTCGGAAGCAGACTGTCATGCACATTCGTCAAATGCAAAAGTATTAGGCGTTCTTGATATAACTATTTCATTAGCTGAAGTTGATGAACAAATTCGGCAGAATGAAATTAGAGAATTGCTTTTTGCAATTATTGCAATTACCGCAATCGGTTTTATAATTGGTTTATTCGTAAAACGCTGGGTAGATCATCCGGTAAAAGAATTGATAAAAGCAACGGATCAAGTAGCTGCCGGTAATTTGAATTATATAATCAAGGATTTGAGCAAGGACGAACTTGGTACACTCAGCAAATCGTTCAACAATATGATTAAAAAACTTGATGAGACAAGTCAGCAGTTGTATCAATCAACCAAGATGGCATCTCTGGGTCAGCTTGCAGCCGGTGTTGCACACGAAATAAATAATCCGCTTACCGGTGTTCTTACATACAGCAGTTTCCTATTAAAAAGAACTAAAGATAATCCGCAAATGCAGGAAGATTTAAATGTAATAGTTAGAGAAACTATTCGCTGCCGTGAAATTGTAAAAGGTTTGTTGGATTTTGCACGCCAATCAACTCCTAAAAAAAGTTTGATTGATGTGAATGAGATAATTAACAGAGCCGATGCCGTCATTAAAAATCAGTTAAAGATCAACCGTATTTCTCTTATTAAAAATTTCGACAGTACTCTTCCAAAAATCACAATAGACGCAAATCAAATTCAGCAGGTATTTCTTAATCTATTTGTGAATGCAATTGATTCAATTGGCAACAACAATGGTTCAATAACAGTTTCAACTTCGCAAATAAGTTTGTCTCCAAAAGGAATAACACAAATTAAAAATGCTGTCTGCACCAAGAACCATAATCTGATTGATTCCGCTTATAAAATCGGCGGAATGTCTTCGCTGAAAATAAAAATTAAGTCCGGAACCAATGAAGGTTTTGTTCATCTTGACCCGATATATGGAAATCATAATCACTACTTCGGCATTTCTCATGACAAAAATAACGCGATTAATCTTTCTTGCCCAGTCTGTGATATCTCTTTTATAGATAGAAATAGTAAATGTCCTCATTGCGGAGGACCGGTTTACAAAATTCAAATTCCAAACCAAGGATTTATAGAAGGCTGCGCATCTTTTGCTGATGACTGGCAAAAATGGGATTTGATTGACCGAGCCGGAGAAAGAAAATTTGTTCAAATAGAAATCAAAGATACTGGATGCGGAATTCCTCCGGAAAACATTTCAAAAATTTTCGA
- a CDS encoding cytochrome c3 family protein, with amino-acid sequence MKTKILIIIFFCSFILNAQTKKQVHPNLNGISCKTCHSCDIPTKENPCILPCPREKMVSIDQSPEDGPAILTIDKFKKQSDIYAPVVFTHRLHAEMSGMAGGCKMCHHYNPPGQVIGCSDCHELTRKRVDVSKPDLKGAYHRLCMTCHRSWSGKTDCVECHQQNGASKKSQAQLVEDKSAKRIHPKIITPTTIKFDTPKASGKMVTFYHSQHIDLFGLECQSCHSNESCVKCHTKTQTVALKVKTTEQKHLLCATCHNTKTNCSSCHSNSVKEGFNHKEITGFDILKFHSKVSCNTCHVEKGKFTGISKDCINCHGKWTQANFQHKVTGVVLDETHLALECTDCHQEKNYTKPICTNCHEDKSYPKNIPGKLVKKN; translated from the coding sequence ATGAAAACGAAAATTTTAATTATCATTTTCTTTTGTTCATTCATTTTGAATGCACAGACTAAAAAACAAGTACATCCGAATCTTAACGGAATTTCATGTAAAACTTGTCACTCTTGCGATATACCGACAAAAGAGAATCCGTGCATTCTTCCTTGCCCACGTGAAAAAATGGTATCCATTGATCAATCTCCGGAAGATGGCCCGGCTATTTTGACAATAGATAAATTCAAAAAGCAGTCGGATATTTATGCGCCCGTAGTCTTTACTCACCGGCTTCATGCGGAAATGAGTGGAATGGCTGGTGGATGTAAAATGTGTCATCACTACAATCCGCCCGGACAAGTAATCGGGTGTTCCGATTGTCATGAATTAACTAGAAAACGGGTCGATGTAAGTAAGCCGGATTTGAAAGGCGCATACCATCGCTTATGCATGACGTGTCATCGTTCATGGAGCGGTAAAACTGATTGCGTTGAATGTCATCAACAAAACGGAGCTTCTAAAAAATCGCAAGCTCAATTAGTAGAAGATAAAAGCGCGAAACGTATTCATCCAAAGATCATAACACCAACTACTATTAAATTTGATACGCCAAAGGCATCTGGTAAAATGGTGACTTTTTATCATTCTCAGCATATAGACTTGTTCGGATTGGAATGCCAGAGCTGCCACTCGAATGAAAGTTGCGTGAAATGTCACACAAAAACACAGACGGTCGCACTGAAAGTTAAAACTACAGAACAGAAACATCTCTTGTGCGCAACTTGTCATAATACAAAAACGAACTGCAGCAGTTGTCATTCAAACTCTGTAAAAGAAGGATTTAATCATAAAGAAATTACCGGATTTGATATTCTAAAATTCCATTCGAAAGTTTCTTGCAATACGTGCCATGTTGAAAAAGGAAAATTCACAGGTATCAGCAAAGATTGTATAAATTGTCACGGCAAATGGACGCAAGCGAACTTTCAGCATAAAGTTACAGGTGTTGTGCTTGATGAAACACATTTGGCTTTGGAATGTACAGATTGTCATCAGGAAAAGAATTATACTAAACCGATTTGTACAAATTGTCATGAAGATAAATCATATCCGAAAAATATTCCAGGTAAACTTGTTAAGAAGAATTGA